In the Primulina eburnea isolate SZY01 chromosome 15, ASM2296580v1, whole genome shotgun sequence genome, CACGCCTCTTTTTATGTTCGGACTACTAGTTGATGTACAGTGAGAGAGCAAGAGACACGACGGTGGCTGGAGGAGTTCTAGTTCACATGGGGCGGGGTAGGTTAATGGGAAAAGAAACAATTTTTTAGCGCACAAGAGCGAGAAAAAGGGCGATGAAAAGGTGGGAGATTGATAAAAGTGGAGAAGGGCCAGCAAAAAAGCGAGAAAATTTGGGAGAAAAGTTGTTGAGAGTGGGGAAAAGGGGCGGGTACACTACCCCTGTGGCACCCTTTTGGAGACCTAAAGAATTGAGACTCCTATCATTAGCAGCAGCGGCTGCAACGGCTCCTCATGGTCATGGTGGGGATGATCAAGTGCGAGAAAAAAGCCTCGGTTCTGTAGGAGATAACCCTTTCCAGGTTCCTCGTGTTTCTGCGAGGAAACTTGCTGCCATCCTCTGGGAGCTTCATCATTACGAGCTGCCGTTGGAGAAGATGAACCACCCTAAGCTCAGCCGCCTCAACCACCAGCGCCACCCGCAGCTTTACAAAGAGAAGGATGGTCTTGAACCGCCTGATCCTTCACCTGGTTTACCAGACATGGTAAAGAGTTTGACACTTCTATGTGTTTCTTTTGAAGGGCTAATAGTAGAGTGTGAAAGATTCTTGCTTCGTTCATAAAATATGCATAAACCATACGTCTGAGTTTATTTTTGTTTGCGCGACTGATtggtttttccttttctttttcttttttggaTTTTGGAAATTTGGAGGTTGGATTTCGAGTTCTTGATTTGCTTTGCAagtatattttgtttgtttgtttgttttttttttcgaagTTTAATCTTTCATTTCAAGTGCTTGTGTTGTCCCAACTAGTTTTAAAAATTGTTTCATGTGGTATGCTATTGACTGTTCAAGGTTTGTATTTATACTGGTGGTTGGTCAATCATTTTCAGGGATggtgtttgttattgttttcacgCCTCTCCCGAAACCCCGAGTTAGCTTAAGCACACATGTTATTTGCTGTCCGTGCCTATATGTATGATGAGGTTTTACTACGATTGGTGGCCATTTTCATCTAACAATATTATTTCTTTGCTATAAAATACTTTATTGGTTTGGCCAGTTTTTACTATTAGCTTGATTATTATTCGTTTTTGTGTAGAGCCAACTTGCCTTACTCCAGTAGTACCTATTAATCTTCAATGTTATTACATTGCATTCTGTCTTTAGGAATTTCCCCCTGAATTTGATTTACTCCGTATACATTTTGCGTCTACTTTTTAACTTGTAAAGCTTAGTTATGTGTATGTTTGAATATGATTATAAAACTTCAAGTTATTCATCACGGTACAGAGTTTGCTGCATAAGGTGTTATACTTTTATGTTTTGCATTACGCTTGGTTCTGCTTTTACGGGTATTTTCTTTTGGTTATTAATGGCAGCCTGGAAGTTCCAGTAGTTTGAAAAAGCATGTTGCTGCCACACTTATGCAACATCGACGTGCAATCGAGAGGAGTAATCATGCTCTACAACCTGTGTCACCAGCAAGTTATGGTAGCTCGATGGAGGTACAATCATACTCTTCCAGTTTCTTTACATTTCTTATGTTTTGATACGATGTTTTACATGAAACTGAAAGAGTTCTTGGAGTCTTATAAGACTGTGATTCACTATGCACACCACTCTGCGAAGCAAATCTTGGAACCATTTATTGATTCCTTTCTGCCTAACCTGTTTTTCACTTTGACTAATTTCTCTGTCTAACATGCAGATACTAGCTTGTCATATATGGTTTCACCTGTTGTACgatatttttattgatttctcaTTTGTTTGCATCATAGTACAATGTGGTTGTATTGTCCCCAATGGATTTTCGAAAGAGTTTAATGATCATCAGTTCATATTGTTTCGATCTTTAAAGTGACTTTACTTAGTGTTTGTCTTTTGCAGCTTGCACCTTACAACCCTGCAGTTACCCCTACCAGCTCCATAGAATTGAAGGGAAGAACCGGGGAGACGAGCTATAGCTTAAAAACATCGACTGAACTGCTTAAAGTTTTAAATCGTATTTGGAACCTGGAAGAGCAGCATGTATCCAATGTATCTCTTATCAAAGCATTGAAAAAGGAGTTAGATCGTTCTCGTTCACGAATCAAAGATTTGATGCGAGCCCAGCAAACTGATCGTCGCGAAATAGATGAGTTGGTAAAGCAGATTGCTGAAGACAAACTCATTAGAAAGAACAAGGAGCAAGAGAGAATCAATGCCACTGTTCAGTCCATGAGGGATGAAATCGAGGATGAGAGAAAGTTGACGAAGAGATCAGAGAGCCTGCACCGTAAGTTAGCCCATGAGCTTTATGATGTGAAAACTACTCTTGCTAGTGCCTCCAAAGAATTGGAGAAAGAAAGAAAGTCACGCAATCTCTTGGAAGATCTTTGTGATGAATTTGCATGGGGAATAAGAGATTATGAAAAAGAACTGCATGTTTTAAGGCAAAAGTCAGATAAATCTTGGGATGAAAGAGGTGATCACGACTTGATTCTTCACATATCTGAGTCGTGGCTTGATGAACGGGTGCAGATGAAGCTGGAGCTGGAACATGGTTCGGGAGAAAAGAAGTCAGCAGTGGATAAGTTGCGCACTGAAATTGAAGCTTTAATCCAGAGTAAAAACAATGGTAATCACAAGATCAATGGCAACAAAGTATTGAGGGATCCCACATTCCGAAGAAATTCACTTGAATCAATCCCACTAAAGCTGCCTGTTAGTGCTCCCCGAGATGAGGATGATGATGACTCTGTAGGTAGTGAGTCCAACTGTTTCGAGCTCGAAAAAACCAGTGAATCCAACCTAAAATCCCAAGAAAATGAATACCCAAAAAATGGCAATGACGAAAAACTGAAGCAAAAGCAGGTGAAGAAATCTCTTGGGTCTTCTGAGAGGGAAACTGGTTTCAATCCATCCAGTTTGCAAGTGAAGTTTGAAGAACAGATGGCTCAAGCCATGTCACAGGGTGAAAAGATAAACCATGTCGCAAATGGAGAACACTTCGCTGGGAACTCAGTAGAAGCAGCAAAAGTAAATAGTTCTGAGAGGAAGCATGAATCTGAAGGAATTGCTGGTTTGAACACAAATTATATGATTGACAATTTGATCAGAAATCACTATTTATTGTCAGAAAGCGGAAATGTACAATCTGATCAAGATTTTGGGGTAGCTTCTTCCGTCTGGAGGAGTCATGCAAGTCCAGTACGCCAATGGACTGAAAAACTACCATCCCATGATATGAATCTATTCAACCAGTCATCTTCAAACTTGCCGAAGGACTTGAAGGAAAGTACATTGAAGGCAAAGTTATTTGAAGCAAGAACAAGGGGACAACGATCACGCTCACGCCTAAAAGCTTCGATTTTtccttctataaataaataatatggtgTTTTTTGTATTTCTTAACTTTCTTGTTATCGTGCGCGATCTTGATCTGTGAATATTAGCCCGGGTAATTTCCTCTTTTGGATGTTACATATTTAGAATGTACTATTATTACATAGTCGTCTGAACATAAAGTGGAATCCATGTGTTTCTAAATTGTTGAAATCATCATTGTATTTGAAGGGGAAATATATCCAGGTactattttcattttttatctctTCTTTCTCTCTAAGATTTAATATCCTTGCATAGTGAATTATCAGGCTTTTACTATGTCCTTTAACATTAACTTGAGTGCAGATTGCTTGTCCCTCTATCATTCTCTACTACATGGTGATACGTGGAAAAATTCCCGAAAAAATTATGTTAAATGGTTCAGACCATGTTCATCACCTTAGTAATCAAGAATTGGGCACATATTGCATTCTCAGATTATTGCACTCGGTGTTTGTTGGCTGGAAAATTTTAATGGGATATGAGCCCTTCGACAGGAAGCTTTACCCAGGTACTCCTTTATTGTCGCATGACATTGGGAAGATGAAGGGTGTTTTTCTCTCCTTTGGGTTTCCTTCTATGATTGAGATAGTTTTTTCGTCTAAATCTATCATAACCGTGCACAAGGTGTGAAGAAGTGGACCTGGAAAGCAGGCAAGAACAAGAAAAAGGGCTTAAGTAATGCTTGTGAATTGAAAAAACTCGAGCTACTTCTATTGTCATCTCACCTGTCATGTAAACAGGATACTTGGCATCATTCTGGTCTCCAAGAATTGACAGGAAATCATCTTTTGACCCCTTTGGCATCAAAGCAGCTCTTTTCTGCCTGCTCAGTGAATTCTCATCCTGTGCCTTCATAAGCCACAAATCAAGAATTGTAACTTGTTTTCTTGGCGAAATTTTTCTGGGATTTTGTTATTTTGCTCAAGTATTTAGGTTTATCTTAGATGGACTGTGATACTTGCCTGGTGAACTTGAAGATGGAGGTACATATTAGCATGGAAAAAGGGCACCGCTCCTATTTCATGGACCGAAACACGGTTTCTTGATGCAGTTTCGACGTTCATAATCCTCCTTGTTTTAAGGTCTATCAGATTGTAACTGTGTCCTACAGAAGCCTCTGACGAGTAAATCCTCTGGATTTTATGAGAAAAAGGAAAAACTGTGTTATGATCCAAGATTGATGAGGTCGTATGACTAAAGATCAGAGAAAACACAGAAGAGTTACTGTTAAGGCATCATCAATGCTTTGTGCTTCAAGCAGATCTCTGGAAATGAAGTTCCTGCCTATAACTCCAGCCTCAATCTCATGTTCAGAAGGAGGAACTGAATTCAGTGTAAATGCCTGCGGAAATTGTCTTATCAGGTGTACAAAATCGCATCTAACCCCTGAGTATCGGCTCATTCAAAGTACAGGGACCGCACACTTGTTATATACAAAATCCATAGTTGAGGAGGCAGTCATAaatgatataattaaaatcacTTAAATTGTACAATTCAAATCCTGTGTTTTCGGTCATGCTAACACGTAGAATATCGGGAAATCCTGCGACCAAGCAAGGGTGCTATTGGAGCGATGATTTCAAATCACATGAATACCAGCCCGTAAGTGTTGAACCCAAATGCGCAACTCGGGAGCTCTCCTGCGTATGTGTAAGCGATAAAAGATGCTCCATCCGGCATAACTCCCTTAATCAAATACCTACAAAACAATCTTACATATAAGAAAAGTAATTCCAAAAGGGAAAGACAAAAAACTAACTCTGCTAAGCTAAAAAGATTTTCTTGGATGGTGTAGACTCACGTATGACCAACGAGTGCAACATTAGCATCCTCATTATGAGCTGCTACAGCCATTGAATAATTAACGACGAGAATATCAGAGCAATCGTCGTTATTATCGTCCATCGGATCTTTCTCTGCCTTCGAAATGAATGGAAGTATCTCTTTCCTAAAATTAAGAAGCATGATCTAcataatatgaacaagctccaTTAGACTGAATGTTTAGTCACTGACATATGCATACTGATATATagattatatacatatatatacttcaAGAAACGACGTGCCGCTCCCTCGAGCAGTTCCTCTGAGTTCATCCCAGTATTTGGGGTACTTTTTCTCGTTGTTTTGGATCAAGGATTCGAGAAGTGGCCGTGAATGCTTGGATTTAGCAAAAGGGAGAAGCTGGTTTTTCAGAATGAGGTCTTTCGATAGCCTACTTTGTATTTTTCTGGAGAATCTTTGGCCAATCAAGAATCCGAATTCGTAACCGTTTTCGCATGAACCAACTTCAAATATCTCTAGCTCGCTCGCTCGCTCGTTCGTGCTAATCTCCATATCAGACGCTTTGTGTTTCTATGTTCTTGCTTGTGTAGTTTGGAAAGAAGAGGTTTATTGTAAAAGCACCTTATCTCTTTAACTGTCAAGTGAACCAAAAGGGGGTTTTAGTAATTGTTAGTCTTTATGGCATGGCTTGGTTTAAGCTTTTATTTGAGTTTTTTGAATTggattagaattttaaaaattggaCAACTTCCAACAATAAGATTTGTTCAatgtttttttctaaaaaaaaaaattaacatgaATTTTTCAGAATGAAAGGTGTAGAGTACACaaatataaaattaacattaataaAAACTTTTAATATAGAATTAAAGGTGGTAgacttttctttttctttcgtcCCAATAATTAAGTAATAAGCTAAAGATATTCTAAATAATCACTTAAATAGTATTCATTTCTTTTGTTTTGATAACAAATGTTTCGCAAGTAAAAATTAAGTTTGGGTTCCGATTATTTTTTTCTTCCATTGATCCAtctatttaataatttttttttggcatAGGTATGATTACTGTTTCTGCTTATGGAGGGCCTCAGTTTTGGCAAAAATTGCTCTTTAAATTCTTCAAGAATGGTCAGAATTTCTAATTAAAATTTGTCATCATCAACATTACAAAATGGGTTTGTGAATCTGGATTTTATTTCAAGTGGTCCATCACATGAGATTCAAGAAGTTGGATTCTGATTTTCAGACCTTGAGACAAATCTAATTTTAAGTTATGAATCATGGAGCTAGTCAGGGTGATGCCAATTCTTCATACCACCATTACATGGAGCGTGCGTACAAATACAGACCTGTGAAGGTCATCGACTTTGATTCGCCTCGTCAGCATTGTGTAGTATATCTTGATTTGAAACGGGAAGAATGGGCAAATCTCTTTCCTTCAGGTCGAGTCTACTTGGGAgggaaatgattttttttgtcTGCACACTGTAACATAGACCAGCAAAGCTCTGTCCTTTGTTTCGAGTTGTTTTTAGGCATGCAAGAGAAGGGGGTCAGCAGCTTTTACGGTCGGGTACGAGTTCACATCGAGGAC is a window encoding:
- the LOC140813606 gene encoding uncharacterized protein isoform X3 — its product is MNSEELLEGAARRFLKYIYIMLLNFRKEILPFISKAEKDPMDDNNDDCSDILVVNYSMAVAAHNEDANVALVGHTYLIKGVMPDGASFIAYTYAGELPSCAFGFNTYGLAFTLNSVPPSEHEIEAGVIGRNFISRDLLEAQSIDDALTRIYSSEASVGHSYNLIDLKTRRIMNVETASRNRVSVHEIGAVPFFHANMYLHLQVHQAQDENSLSRQKRAALMPKGSKDDFLSILGDQNDAKYPVYMTGPLLHTLCTVMIDLDEKTISIIEGNPKERKTPFIFPMSCDNKGVPG
- the LOC140813605 gene encoding uncharacterized protein At5g41620-like, with product MKRWEIDKSGEGPAKKRENLGEKLLRVGKRGGYTTPVAPFWRPKELRLLSLAAAAATAPHGHGGDDQVREKSLGSVGDNPFQVPRVSARKLAAILWELHHYELPLEKMNHPKLSRLNHQRHPQLYKEKDGLEPPDPSPGLPDMPGSSSSLKKHVAATLMQHRRAIERSNHALQPVSPASYGSSMELAPYNPAVTPTSSIELKGRTGETSYSLKTSTELLKVLNRIWNLEEQHVSNVSLIKALKKELDRSRSRIKDLMRAQQTDRREIDELVKQIAEDKLIRKNKEQERINATVQSMRDEIEDERKLTKRSESLHRKLAHELYDVKTTLASASKELEKERKSRNLLEDLCDEFAWGIRDYEKELHVLRQKSDKSWDERGDHDLILHISESWLDERVQMKLELEHGSGEKKSAVDKLRTEIEALIQSKNNGNHKINGNKVLRDPTFRRNSLESIPLKLPVSAPRDEDDDDSVGSESNCFELEKTSESNLKSQENEYPKNGNDEKLKQKQVKKSLGSSERETGFNPSSLQVKFEEQMAQAMSQGEKINHVANGEHFAGNSVEAAKVNSSERKHESEGIAGLNTNYMIDNLIRNHYLLSESGNVQSDQDFGVASSVWRSHASPVRQWTEKLPSHDMNLFNQSSSNLPKDLKESTLKAKLFEARTRGQRSRSRLKASIFPSINK
- the LOC140813606 gene encoding uncharacterized protein isoform X1, translated to MEISTNERASELEIFEVGSCENGYEFGFLIGQRFSRKIQSRLSKDLILKNQLLPFAKSKHSRPLLESLIQNNEKKYPKYWDELRGTARGSGTSFLEIMLLNFRKEILPFISKAEKDPMDDNNDDCSDILVVNYSMAVAAHNEDANVALVGHTYLIKGVMPDGASFIAYTYAGELPSCAFGFNTYGLAFTLNSVPPSEHEIEAGVIGRNFISRDLLEAQSIDDALTRIYSSEASVGHSYNLIDLKTRRIMNVETASRNRVSVHEIGAVPFFHANMYLHLQVHQAQDENSLSRQKRAALMPKGSKDDFLSILGDQNDAKYPVYMTGPLLHTLCTVMIDLDEKTISIIEGNPKERKTPFIFPMSCDNKGVPG
- the LOC140813606 gene encoding uncharacterized protein isoform X2; this encodes MEISTNERASELEIFEVGSCENGYEFGFLIGQRFSRKIQSRLSKDLILKNQLLPFAKSKHSRPLLESLIQNNEKKYPKYWDELRGTARGSGTSFLEIMLLNFRKEILPFISKAEKDPMDDNNDDCSDILVVNYSMAVAAHNEDANVALVGHTYLIKGVMPDGASFIAYTYAGELPSCAFGFNTYGLAFTLNSVPPSEHEIEAGVIGRNFISRDLLEAQSIDDALTRIYSSEASVGHSYNLIDLKTRRIMNVETASRNRVSVHEIGAVPFFHANMYLHLQVHQDENSLSRQKRAALMPKGSKDDFLSILGDQNDAKYPVYMTGPLLHTLCTVMIDLDEKTISIIEGNPKERKTPFIFPMSCDNKGVPG